One window of Pithys albifrons albifrons isolate INPA30051 chromosome 18, PitAlb_v1, whole genome shotgun sequence genomic DNA carries:
- the NSFL1C gene encoding NSFL1 cofactor p47 produces the protein MADREEALREFVAVTGVEEERARFFLESAGWDLQIALASFYEDGGDEDILTLPQPTPSSISRGTGASDHRVTSFRDLVHAQEEEEEEEEGQRFYAGGSERSGQQIVGPPRKRSPNELVEDLFKGAKEHGAVAVDRTAKSSGETNKPKPFAGGGYRLGATPEEESAYVAGERRQNSAQDVHVVLKLWKSGFSLDSGELRSYQDPSNAQFLDDIRRGEVPAELRRLARGGQVNLDMEDHRDEEYVKPKSVFKAFTGEGQKLGSTVPQVMGTSSPAQQAENEAKASSAIAIDESEPVTNIQIRLADGGRLVQKFNHSHRIRDIRLFIVDARPAMAATSFVLMTTFPNKELTDEDQTLKEANLLNAVIVQRLT, from the exons ATTGCCCTGGCCAGTTTCTACGAGGATGGGGGTGACGAGGACATCCtgacccttccccagcccacACCCAGCTCCATATCCAGAGGCACTGGAGCCAG TGACCATCGAGTAACCTCCTTCAGAGACCTCGTGCACgctcaggaggaggaggaggaggaggaggaaggacagAG GTTTTATGCTGGTGGCTCAGAGAGAAGTGGGCAGCAGATCGTGGGCCCTCCGAGGAAGAGGAGCCCTAACGAGCTGGTGGAGGATCTGTTCAAAGGAGCCAAGGAACACGGCGCGGTGGCCGTCGACCGGACGGCCAAGAGCAGTGGCGAGACAAACAAGCCGAAG CCTTTTGCAGGGGGAGGGTATCGCCTTGGGGCTACTCCTGAGGAGGAGTCGGCTTATGTGGCAGGAGAGAGGAGGCAGAACTCTGCCCAGGAT gtgcaTGTTGTGCTGAAGCTCTGGAAGAGTGGATTCAGTCTGGATAGTGGAGAGCTGAGGAGTTACCAGGATCCATCCAATGCCCAGTTCCTCGATGATATCCGCAGAGG GGAGGTCCCGGCCGAGCTGCGCCGGTTAGCACGAGGTGGACAAGTGAACCTGGATATGGAGGATCACCGGGATGAGGAGTATGTGAAACCCAAAAGTGTCTTCAAAGCTTTTACTGGAGAAGGACAGAAGCTGGGCAG CACCGTGCCCCAGGTGATGGGCACCAGCTcaccagcccagcaggcagagaACGAAGCCAAAGCCAGTTCTGCCATCGCGATCGATGAGTCGGAGCCCGTCACCAACATCCAGATCCGGCTCGCCGACGGTGGGCGCCTGGTCCAGAAGTTCAACCACAGTCACAG GATCCGTGACATCCGGCTCTTCATAGTGGATGCTCGGCCAGCGATGGCTGCCACCAGCTTCGTCCTCATGACCACCTTCCCCAATAAAGAGCTGACTGATGAGGACCAGACCCTGAAGGAAGCCAACCTGCTCAACGCTGTCATCGTCCAGCGGTTGACATAG